A genomic region of Desulfosarcina ovata subsp. ovata contains the following coding sequences:
- the pstC gene encoding phosphate ABC transporter permease subunit PstC: MTTLPLTEFENTAPLSKPPSSTDIFFDKAFRGLTYTFTLATILLLGYIVFEIGGKALPAFSDYGIGFLTSTTWDVNAGQFGILPEIWGTLYSSILALIIGGFFGITIAIFLTQDFLPYNVEMVLKTIIELLAAIPSVVYGLWGIFCLIPLIRPLADFLNETLGFIPFFSTSLSGPGLLPAALVLAIMILPTVAAVSQDALRSIPHKTKEAAFGMGTTRWEAILRVMLPTASTGIFGALVLGFGRALGETMALAMLVGNSNQISLSLFSPANTLAALLALNFPEAGELETPVLMYAACVLLLITLVVNIAGSLIMASTSSGVKR; the protein is encoded by the coding sequence ATGACGACCCTCCCACTCACGGAATTCGAAAATACGGCGCCCCTGTCCAAGCCGCCGTCATCCACCGACATCTTTTTCGACAAAGCTTTTCGGGGGCTGACTTACACCTTCACCCTGGCCACCATTTTGCTTTTGGGATACATTGTTTTCGAGATCGGTGGCAAAGCACTGCCGGCCTTCTCCGACTACGGAATCGGCTTTCTCACCTCGACCACCTGGGATGTCAATGCCGGCCAATTCGGCATTCTTCCCGAGATCTGGGGCACCTTGTACAGCTCCATCCTGGCGCTGATTATCGGCGGTTTTTTCGGTATCACCATCGCCATCTTTCTGACCCAGGATTTTTTGCCCTACAATGTGGAAATGGTTCTGAAAACCATCATAGAACTGCTCGCCGCCATTCCCAGCGTGGTCTACGGCCTCTGGGGAATTTTTTGTCTGATTCCCCTGATCCGTCCCCTGGCTGATTTTCTCAACGAAACCCTGGGTTTCATTCCGTTCTTCTCGACCAGCCTGAGCGGTCCGGGCCTGCTGCCGGCGGCCCTGGTGCTGGCAATCATGATTCTGCCCACCGTCGCCGCGGTTTCCCAGGATGCCTTGCGGTCCATACCGCACAAAACCAAGGAAGCCGCGTTTGGAATGGGCACCACGCGCTGGGAGGCCATCCTGAGGGTCATGCTGCCCACCGCATCCACGGGCATCTTCGGTGCCCTGGTACTCGGCTTCGGCCGCGCCCTGGGAGAAACCATGGCCCTGGCCATGCTGGTCGGCAACAGCAATCAGATCAGCCTGTCCCTGTTTTCTCCGGCCAACACACTGGCCGCCCTGCTGGCGCTCAACTTTCCCGAAGCCGGAGAACTTGAAACGCCGGTGCTCATGTACGCCGCCTGCGTACTGCTGCTGATCACCCTGGTGGTCAACATTGCCGGTTCACTGATCATGGCCAGCACCAGTTCCGGAGTGAAACGATGA
- the pstS gene encoding phosphate ABC transporter substrate-binding protein PstS codes for MRIRTIAQCLICLFAAALFAAPAMAEIRIVGSGASFPAPIYTTWFKQFSRADKNVQINYQSKGSGAGIRDFQNAVVDFAASDAAMTDEEIAKVDRGVQLLPMTAGEVVLAYNLKGVPELKLPRDIYPAIFLGKVKKWNDPKIAAANPGVTLPDEDITVVTRADSSGTTFVFTKHLSAISPEFKNGPGFGKTVNWPSDANLVKGPKNDGVTALIRQTPGAIGYIEYGFARMAKLAMASLQNKDGHYVAPGLEGGQAALANAEIPENMIVWLSDPSGKDSYPIATYTWMLFYKKYDDPKKAEALRNMVVYCLDEGQKIADKAGYIPLPANVIEKVRKASQNIQ; via the coding sequence ATGAGAATACGAACCATCGCCCAATGCCTGATCTGTCTTTTCGCTGCCGCTTTGTTCGCCGCCCCAGCCATGGCCGAGATTCGCATCGTCGGTTCAGGTGCCAGCTTCCCGGCACCGATCTATACCACCTGGTTCAAGCAATTCAGCCGTGCCGATAAAAATGTCCAAATCAACTACCAATCCAAGGGGTCCGGGGCCGGTATCCGCGATTTCCAGAATGCGGTCGTTGATTTCGCGGCCAGCGATGCGGCCATGACCGATGAAGAGATCGCGAAAGTCGACCGCGGCGTCCAGCTTCTGCCCATGACGGCCGGTGAAGTGGTTCTGGCCTACAACCTGAAAGGCGTCCCGGAATTGAAGCTGCCCCGCGACATCTACCCGGCCATCTTCCTGGGCAAGGTCAAAAAGTGGAACGACCCGAAAATCGCCGCCGCCAACCCCGGTGTGACCCTGCCCGATGAGGACATTACCGTGGTCACCCGGGCCGACAGTTCAGGGACCACCTTCGTGTTCACCAAACACCTCAGCGCCATCTCCCCGGAATTCAAAAACGGTCCCGGCTTCGGCAAAACCGTGAACTGGCCGAGTGACGCCAATCTGGTCAAGGGGCCCAAAAACGACGGCGTCACCGCACTGATCCGGCAGACCCCCGGCGCCATCGGCTACATTGAATACGGCTTCGCCCGCATGGCCAAACTCGCCATGGCCAGCCTGCAGAACAAGGACGGCCACTATGTTGCTCCCGGCCTGGAGGGCGGTCAGGCGGCCCTGGCCAATGCCGAAATTCCCGAAAACATGATCGTCTGGCTGTCGGATCCCTCGGGGAAGGATTCCTACCCCATCGCCACCTACACCTGGATGCTTTTCTACAAGAAATACGACGACCCGAAAAAAGCCGAGGCCCTGAGAAATATGGTCGTCTACTGCCTGGACGAAGGCCAGAAAATCGCCGACAAGGCCGGATATATTCCCCTGCCGGCCAATGTGATCGAAAAGGTGCGCAAAGCCTCGCAAAACATTCAATAG
- the mads4 gene encoding methylation-associated defense system protein MAD4 — MNAYEADLAVLTADKNMKFALEGLLSRPQALAVRPISAVFYIHPESDPGCLLHADAFLRPFARRFAHAIVMFDREGCGQEEKPRDELEKQVTTILSQSGWAERAAVIVIDPELENWVFSDSPEVDAALGWKENNPPLRKWLENKNYLLADQIKPARPKEAMEEALRYIRMPRSSSIYGRIARKVSVGRCTDDAFQKLKAKLHEWFPPID, encoded by the coding sequence ATGAATGCATATGAAGCAGATTTGGCTGTCCTCACGGCGGACAAAAACATGAAATTTGCCTTGGAGGGGTTGCTCAGCCGCCCACAGGCGTTGGCTGTTCGTCCCATATCCGCGGTCTTTTATATCCATCCGGAAAGCGACCCCGGGTGCCTGCTGCATGCCGATGCATTTCTGCGCCCTTTTGCCAGGCGATTTGCCCATGCTATCGTCATGTTTGATCGTGAAGGCTGTGGACAAGAAGAGAAGCCCAGAGACGAATTGGAGAAGCAAGTCACAACCATACTTTCGCAATCCGGCTGGGCGGAGCGGGCAGCCGTCATTGTTATCGATCCGGAACTGGAAAACTGGGTCTTCAGTGACTCTCCAGAGGTAGATGCCGCCTTGGGGTGGAAGGAGAACAATCCACCACTTCGAAAGTGGTTGGAAAATAAGAATTATCTTTTAGCTGATCAAATAAAACCAGCCCGTCCGAAGGAAGCCATGGAAGAAGCGCTTCGATACATCCGTATGCCGCGGTCTTCTTCTATTTATGGACGCATTGCCCGAAAAGTCAGTGTCGGGCGGTGCACCGACGATGCTTTTCAGAAACTGAAGGCAAAGCTTCACGAATGGTTTCCGCCTATTGATTGA
- a CDS encoding peroxiredoxin, whose amino-acid sequence MGCETGIKPRKPIETAKNVNSEPQKEAEAMSSTMVRREMPKFTMDAYDAKTGHFTTVSSDDYKGKWSVVCFYPADFTFVCPTEIAAMNAKYDDFQELGVEILAVSVDSKFSHKRFVETEPLLKDLKLTIGADSNQEVSRAFGVLVEEEGVALRGRFLFNPDGLCVAQEVQADSVGRNVNEFLRQVEAWQYATKTGEVCPAGWRPGKKTLPVKTDGEQMAGHVGDYITIEEIMS is encoded by the coding sequence ATGGGATGCGAGACTGGCATAAAGCCACGAAAACCGATTGAAACTGCAAAAAATGTCAATAGTGAACCACAAAAGGAGGCTGAAGCAATGAGTTCAACGATGGTGCGGCGGGAAATGCCGAAATTTACAATGGATGCATATGATGCAAAAACTGGGCACTTCACAACCGTTTCAAGTGATGATTACAAAGGCAAATGGTCGGTAGTATGTTTTTATCCTGCTGATTTTACGTTTGTCTGCCCCACTGAAATCGCTGCCATGAATGCGAAATACGATGACTTTCAGGAACTAGGCGTTGAAATATTGGCCGTGTCGGTTGATTCTAAATTTTCTCACAAAAGATTTGTAGAAACAGAACCGCTCTTAAAAGATCTGAAATTGACTATCGGCGCGGATTCAAATCAGGAAGTCAGCCGCGCATTCGGTGTGCTTGTGGAAGAAGAGGGCGTCGCGCTTAGAGGCAGGTTCCTGTTCAATCCTGATGGGCTTTGCGTCGCCCAGGAGGTTCAGGCGGATTCTGTTGGGCGAAACGTAAATGAATTTTTACGACAAGTGGAAGCCTGGCAATATGCAACGAAAACAGGAGAAGTATGCCCAGCAGGATGGAGACCGGGCAAAAAGACACTTCCAGTGAAAACCGATGGGGAGCAAATGGCCGGTCATGTCGGAGATTATATTACAATAGAAGAAATTATGAGTTGA
- the pstA gene encoding phosphate ABC transporter permease PstA, which translates to MNTPITLTETIRLPNLERQPMEPRALKSIVLSAITVTAAVTACIPLFSVLIMLIYRGGKRLSLEIFYALPPTAFEMGGGFGNAIVGTLFMVGIASVISVPFGVLAAVYLAELGPYSRVSQIARFCAKTMTGLPSILAGVFAYAAVVLVMGSYSAWAGGIALSLLMIPVVMLTAEEAIKMVPQSMKDAALGMGCTPSQSMVKVVLPVAIPGIITGVVLAVARAAGETAPLLFTALFSDYWLQANEPTASLAVLIYNYSGMPFDNQIELAWTASLVLVLMVLVLNVVSRIIGRRKKI; encoded by the coding sequence ATGAACACACCAATCACACTGACCGAAACCATCCGTCTGCCGAACCTCGAGCGGCAACCCATGGAGCCGCGGGCGCTCAAGTCGATCGTCCTGAGCGCCATTACCGTCACCGCCGCCGTCACCGCCTGCATTCCGCTCTTCTCTGTCCTGATCATGCTGATCTACCGCGGTGGCAAGCGGCTGAGCCTCGAAATCTTTTACGCCTTGCCACCCACGGCCTTCGAAATGGGCGGCGGGTTCGGCAATGCCATCGTGGGGACCCTTTTCATGGTCGGCATCGCCTCCGTGATCAGCGTTCCCTTCGGCGTTCTGGCGGCTGTCTACCTGGCCGAACTGGGACCGTACAGCCGGGTGTCGCAGATCGCCCGCTTCTGCGCCAAAACCATGACCGGCCTGCCGTCCATCCTGGCCGGTGTTTTCGCCTATGCCGCCGTCGTACTGGTCATGGGCAGTTATTCGGCCTGGGCCGGAGGCATCGCCCTGTCACTGTTGATGATCCCGGTGGTCATGCTCACCGCCGAAGAGGCCATCAAGATGGTTCCGCAATCCATGAAAGACGCTGCCCTCGGTATGGGCTGCACCCCCTCCCAGAGCATGGTCAAGGTAGTTCTGCCGGTGGCCATACCGGGCATCATCACCGGTGTCGTTCTGGCCGTCGCCCGTGCAGCCGGCGAAACCGCCCCCTTGCTCTTCACGGCCCTGTTCAGCGACTACTGGCTGCAGGCCAACGAACCCACCGCGTCGCTGGCCGTATTGATCTACAATTACTCCGGCATGCCCTTCGACAATCAGATCGAATTGGCCTGGACCGCATCACTGGTTCTCGTCCTGATGGTCCTGGTCCTGAACGTCGTCAGCCGCATTATTGGCCGGCGCAAAAAAATTTAA
- a CDS encoding ferritin-like domain-containing protein, producing MAKNKDDRRKEVIKVLNQARAMEMHAISQYMNQHYNLDDMDYGELAAKIKLIAIDEMRHAEMFAERIKELGGEPTSDLAMEVTKGQKVKSVFPFDSKLEDDTIDAYNGFLQVCRDNGDSTTMKIFETVIDEEQIHMNYFDNVGSHIERLGDSYLARIAGTSSATGLGNSGFVVTSEGE from the coding sequence ATGGCAAAGAATAAAGATGATCGAAGAAAAGAAGTAATCAAGGTGTTGAATCAGGCCAGGGCCATGGAAATGCACGCCATAAGCCAGTACATGAATCAACACTATAATCTGGATGACATGGATTACGGTGAACTGGCTGCCAAGATCAAATTGATCGCCATCGATGAGATGAGACACGCAGAGATGTTCGCCGAACGCATTAAAGAACTCGGAGGAGAACCCACCTCTGATTTGGCCATGGAGGTAACCAAGGGACAGAAAGTCAAAAGCGTTTTTCCATTCGATTCAAAACTGGAGGATGACACCATTGATGCTTATAACGGATTCCTTCAGGTCTGCCGGGATAACGGGGACAGCACTACCATGAAGATCTTTGAGACCGTTATCGATGAAGAGCAGATTCACATGAACTATTTTGACAACGTCGGCAGCCACATTGAACGCTTGGGCGATTCATACCTGGCCCGGATTGCCGGCACCTCGTCTGCAACCGGTCTTGGGAACAGCGGCTTTGTTGTTACCTCAGAAGGTGAGTAG
- a CDS encoding Crp/Fnr family transcriptional regulator, which produces MKKERTFFLNLLGEGKDTIEKKAGETIVNIGQPGEHTYLLKSGTARIDLIGGKHTVELGPGDLIGLMGSIDGRDYEDTTVAITDCQLIPIDQKRAEYLFREHPTFAFHVIKVLIDRFYFAMDLAKRYRQAGVAI; this is translated from the coding sequence ATGAAAAAGGAACGAACGTTTTTCCTGAACCTGCTTGGCGAAGGAAAGGATACCATCGAAAAAAAGGCAGGTGAGACCATCGTCAATATCGGGCAGCCGGGAGAGCATACCTACCTGCTGAAATCCGGTACCGCCCGGATCGATCTGATTGGCGGCAAGCACACCGTCGAACTGGGTCCCGGCGACCTGATCGGCCTGATGGGATCCATCGACGGCCGCGACTACGAAGACACGACCGTCGCCATTACCGACTGCCAGCTGATCCCCATTGACCAAAAACGGGCGGAATACCTTTTTCGTGAACACCCCACCTTCGCGTTTCACGTCATCAAAGTGCTCATCGACCGATTCTATTTTGCCATGGATCTGGCAAAAAGGTACCGCCAGGCCGGCGTAGCCATCTGA
- a CDS encoding esterase-like activity of phytase family protein has translation MKKLGIAAVGLILVLILSPLSAFSKGPKHNPIRTPTALFQHVGTFDVMAGNGSAVAEIVDVTVNGKQLVYTDSENGAIGFVDISDPAHPVAQGTVAVGGEPTSLVVLDPLVLVGVNTSESYASPSGELVVVHRNNRKIVAVYELGGQPDSLALAPDRKRAAIVIENERDEDFDDGLIPQLPSGTLLIVDLRGPAKKWKITAADLSPVMESAFAGSDLEAEFVDINNRNQAVVSFQENNHLAIIDLVTGRTVNHFSAGSVELKNVDTKENDLIEFDTPITKRAEPDAVAWIDDDSFATANEGDYEDAEGEEGGSRGFTVFNVDGSVEYESAESFEHWLASMGHYNEGRSENKGCEPESAEMGVYGNGRHGRTLLFVGSERCNAVGVYDVSHGFPEPLQVLPTGIGPEGLKAIPKRNLFVASTETDVADAGIPTMINIYRLGQATAAYPMIASDDDDNGTPIPWVALSGLAGDPEDADTLYAVSDSFLAEGFIYTIDVSSQPAKIVSRLQVTGASESLDLEGIAVDPDGNFWLGSEGNAGSRPNLVLKVNALTGAVISEIQLPAGLEENARKNGIEGIAVTGETESEVVYVAIQRAWPDAGDTDTVNTKIGRYDVATGEWGFLHYPLEAEGNGGWIGLSELALLPDGTFAVIERDKGWGPTTGLNAELKAIYGVDLAAAEFRAFDDTEGLVTIDKTLLRDLLPEMAVASIWTAEKLEGLAVAADGQVYSVTDNDGLDDAPGETLFLRHGDWF, from the coding sequence ATGAAAAAACTTGGAATTGCAGCAGTGGGGCTCATCCTGGTCCTGATTCTATCGCCGCTATCGGCCTTTTCCAAAGGCCCGAAACACAACCCCATAAGAACACCGACGGCGTTGTTTCAGCACGTTGGAACCTTTGATGTGATGGCGGGGAACGGCTCCGCCGTGGCCGAGATCGTTGATGTCACGGTCAATGGCAAACAGCTGGTCTACACCGACAGTGAAAATGGGGCCATCGGCTTTGTCGATATCTCCGACCCGGCCCATCCGGTTGCCCAGGGCACCGTGGCGGTCGGCGGGGAACCGACCAGCCTGGTGGTTCTCGATCCCCTGGTTTTGGTGGGCGTCAACACTTCGGAGAGCTATGCCAGTCCTTCCGGAGAACTTGTGGTCGTGCACCGTAACAATCGAAAGATTGTCGCCGTTTATGAACTGGGTGGTCAGCCCGACTCACTGGCCCTGGCGCCGGACCGCAAGCGGGCCGCCATCGTGATCGAAAACGAGCGCGATGAGGACTTTGACGACGGACTGATTCCTCAATTGCCGTCGGGCACCCTGCTCATCGTCGACCTTCGCGGGCCGGCCAAGAAGTGGAAAATCACTGCGGCCGATCTCTCACCGGTGATGGAGAGTGCCTTTGCCGGCAGTGATCTGGAAGCCGAGTTCGTCGACATCAACAATAGAAATCAGGCAGTTGTGTCCTTTCAGGAAAACAACCATTTGGCCATCATCGATCTCGTCACCGGCAGGACCGTCAACCACTTTTCGGCCGGGTCGGTGGAACTGAAAAATGTGGATACGAAAGAAAACGACCTGATCGAATTCGACACCCCGATCACCAAACGGGCGGAGCCCGATGCCGTTGCCTGGATCGACGATGACTCGTTCGCCACCGCCAATGAGGGCGACTATGAAGACGCGGAGGGCGAGGAAGGCGGCAGCCGGGGATTCACCGTTTTTAACGTCGACGGATCGGTCGAGTACGAATCCGCCGAGTCTTTCGAGCATTGGCTGGCGTCCATGGGGCATTACAACGAGGGGCGTTCGGAAAACAAGGGGTGCGAACCCGAATCGGCCGAAATGGGCGTTTACGGCAACGGCCGACACGGCCGGACGTTGCTTTTCGTCGGCTCCGAGCGCTGCAATGCCGTTGGGGTTTACGATGTCAGCCACGGCTTTCCGGAGCCCCTGCAGGTCCTGCCCACCGGCATCGGTCCGGAAGGGCTGAAAGCGATTCCGAAGCGCAATCTGTTCGTTGCTTCCACGGAAACGGATGTGGCCGATGCCGGTATCCCCACGATGATCAACATCTATCGCCTCGGACAGGCGACTGCGGCCTATCCCATGATCGCTTCGGATGACGACGACAACGGAACTCCGATCCCGTGGGTGGCCCTTTCGGGCCTGGCCGGGGATCCGGAGGATGCGGACACCTTGTACGCGGTAAGCGATTCTTTTCTCGCCGAGGGGTTCATCTACACCATCGATGTCTCCTCCCAGCCAGCCAAAATCGTAAGCCGCCTGCAAGTGACCGGTGCCAGCGAATCCCTTGATCTTGAAGGTATCGCCGTCGATCCCGACGGAAACTTTTGGCTGGGCAGCGAAGGCAACGCCGGATCGCGGCCCAACCTGGTTCTCAAGGTCAATGCGTTGACCGGCGCGGTGATCAGTGAAATTCAGCTGCCCGCCGGTCTGGAAGAAAACGCCCGTAAGAACGGTATCGAAGGCATCGCCGTGACCGGTGAAACCGAATCCGAAGTCGTCTATGTGGCCATCCAGCGCGCCTGGCCGGATGCCGGCGACACCGACACGGTCAACACCAAGATCGGTCGTTACGACGTGGCAACCGGGGAATGGGGCTTCCTGCACTACCCGTTGGAAGCGGAAGGCAACGGCGGCTGGATCGGCCTCTCCGAGCTGGCCCTTCTTCCCGACGGAACGTTTGCGGTCATCGAACGCGACAAGGGCTGGGGGCCGACTACGGGCCTGAATGCCGAACTCAAGGCGATCTATGGCGTCGATCTGGCCGCTGCCGAATTCCGGGCGTTCGACGATACAGAGGGACTGGTCACGATCGATAAGACCCTCCTGCGCGACCTGTTGCCCGAGATGGCGGTCGCCAGCATCTGGACCGCCGAGAAGCTCGAGGGCCTCGCCGTTGCCGCTGATGGCCAAGTATATTCCGTAACGGATAACGACGGTCTTGACGACGCTCCCGGCGAGACCCTGTTTCTACGCCACGGTGATTGGTTTTAA
- a CDS encoding catalase codes for MENDERKPTTTDAGIPVASDEFSLTVGPDGPILLQDHYLMEQMANFNREMIPDRQPHAKGSGAFGDFEVTQDVSAYTKAAVFQPGMKTDVLARFSTVAGESGSPDTWRDVRGFALKFYTTEGNYDMVGNNTPVFFIRDPMKFQHFIHSQKRRADNGLRDNDMQWDFWTLSPESAHQVTILMSDRGVPKSYRHMNGYTSHTYMWVNAKGERFWVKYHFKTDQGIECLMPAEADRIAGEDADYHRRDLFEAISRGDYPSWTLRVQIMPFNEAETYRFNPFDLTKVWPHGDYPLHEVGRLTLNRNPSDFHSEIEQAAFEPNNLVPGIGPSPDKMLLARLVSYSDAHRARLGVNYKQIPVNRPKSPVHSYSKGGAMRVENVTDPVYAPNSKGGPKADPERYPETAVWSASGEFIRTAYTKRKDDDDFGQAGTLVRNVMDDKERDRLVSNVVGGLKNGVSEPVLKRAFEYWRSIDKEIGDRIVKGVTGG; via the coding sequence ATGGAAAACGATGAACGCAAACCCACAACAACCGATGCCGGAATTCCTGTCGCCAGTGATGAATTCTCACTCACTGTCGGGCCCGATGGCCCCATCCTGTTACAGGACCATTACCTGATGGAGCAGATGGCCAACTTCAACCGGGAGATGATCCCGGACCGCCAGCCCCATGCAAAGGGGTCCGGGGCCTTCGGCGACTTCGAGGTAACCCAGGACGTCAGCGCTTACACCAAGGCGGCGGTATTCCAGCCGGGCATGAAGACCGATGTCCTGGCCCGTTTTTCCACTGTCGCTGGTGAAAGCGGCAGCCCCGACACCTGGCGGGATGTGCGCGGCTTTGCGCTCAAGTTCTATACCACCGAGGGCAACTACGACATGGTGGGAAACAACACCCCTGTTTTTTTCATCCGCGACCCCATGAAGTTCCAGCATTTCATTCACTCCCAGAAACGCCGGGCGGACAATGGCCTGCGCGACAACGACATGCAGTGGGATTTCTGGACCCTATCACCCGAGTCGGCCCATCAGGTCACCATTCTGATGAGCGATCGTGGCGTTCCCAAAAGCTATCGGCACATGAACGGCTACACCAGCCATACCTACATGTGGGTCAACGCCAAAGGCGAGCGCTTCTGGGTGAAATACCACTTCAAGACCGACCAGGGCATCGAATGCCTCATGCCGGCGGAGGCCGACCGGATTGCCGGTGAGGATGCCGACTACCACCGTCGCGATCTGTTTGAGGCGATCAGTCGGGGGGACTACCCCAGCTGGACACTACGAGTCCAGATCATGCCCTTTAACGAGGCCGAGACTTACCGGTTCAACCCTTTTGATCTGACCAAGGTTTGGCCTCACGGCGACTACCCCCTGCATGAGGTCGGACGACTCACGCTGAACCGCAATCCAAGCGATTTTCACAGCGAGATCGAGCAGGCGGCCTTTGAACCGAACAACCTGGTTCCAGGTATCGGTCCCAGCCCGGACAAGATGCTTCTTGCCCGCCTGGTGTCCTATTCCGACGCCCACCGGGCGCGTTTGGGCGTCAATTACAAACAGATCCCGGTGAATCGGCCGAAGAGCCCGGTACACAGCTACAGCAAAGGGGGGGCGATGCGGGTTGAGAACGTCACCGATCCGGTCTATGCGCCCAACTCAAAGGGTGGCCCCAAGGCAGACCCCGAACGGTATCCCGAAACGGCCGTCTGGAGTGCCAGCGGCGAGTTCATCCGAACCGCCTATACCAAGCGCAAAGACGATGACGATTTCGGACAAGCCGGCACCCTGGTGCGCAATGTCATGGATGACAAGGAGCGCGACCGACTGGTCTCCAATGTGGTGGGGGGACTGAAAAACGGCGTTTCCGAGCCCGTGCTGAAGCGTGCTTTCGAATACTGGCGCAGCATCGACAAGGAAATCGGTGACCGTATTGTAAAAGGTGTGACCGGCGGGTGA
- a CDS encoding XRE family transcriptional regulator: MTNLSRFDFSVVRTLRLKRGLTADQLARKAGLTRATIIKLEGGYGNPTLDTIESLSLVFKLSSSELLRLAEVAQCEQGAVKTFKEEGRNVSHTWFPDFEIYHIQAEKGVRGMSEPERHENTAEVCKVLSGKIKVYLAGQVHELAPGMAIRFKALQEHRFDIIEAAEFLLIHHK, translated from the coding sequence ATGACGAATTTATCACGATTTGATTTTTCGGTTGTTCGTACCCTTCGCTTGAAAAGGGGCTTAACCGCCGACCAACTGGCCAGGAAAGCCGGTTTGACCAGAGCGACGATCATAAAGTTAGAAGGCGGATACGGCAATCCGACATTGGATACGATTGAGTCCTTGAGCCTCGTTTTTAAATTGTCTTCGAGCGAATTATTGCGGCTTGCCGAGGTCGCCCAGTGCGAGCAAGGAGCCGTAAAAACATTTAAGGAAGAAGGCAGAAACGTTTCCCACACCTGGTTTCCAGACTTCGAGATCTATCACATTCAAGCAGAAAAAGGTGTTCGGGGTATGTCGGAACCGGAGCGGCATGAAAACACTGCTGAAGTGTGTAAAGTGCTATCCGGAAAAATCAAGGTGTACCTGGCCGGGCAGGTACACGAATTGGCCCCGGGCATGGCAATCCGCTTTAAAGCACTGCAAGAGCACCGCTTCGATATCATTGAGGCCGCCGAGTTTCTTTTGATCCATCACAAATAG
- the pstB gene encoding phosphate ABC transporter ATP-binding protein PstB has translation MDSATLATNEQPTADNTPGDVVLDCFAEKIYYGNFLAVRDSHVPICKNQITGFIGPSGCGKSTVLKSINRMNDLIRGFRFDGRVQFHGMDIYEKKVDPVSVRRNIGMVFQQPNPFSMSIYENVAFGLRLNRFKGNVGEKVEKALRGAALWNEVKNKLKNNGLSLSGGQQQRLCIARAIATEPQVLLMDEPCSALDPIATRQIEELMVALKEKYTVAIVTHNMQQAQRVADQTAFFAVDISKGGRTGYLVEMAPTGELFERPKQKLTKEYLQGEFS, from the coding sequence ATGGATTCCGCCACCCTCGCTACTAACGAACAACCCACTGCGGATAACACCCCCGGCGATGTGGTCCTCGATTGCTTCGCCGAGAAGATCTACTATGGCAATTTTCTGGCGGTCCGTGACAGCCATGTGCCCATCTGCAAAAACCAGATCACCGGTTTCATCGGCCCGTCAGGATGCGGCAAGAGCACGGTGCTAAAAAGCATCAACCGGATGAATGACCTCATCCGCGGGTTTCGCTTTGACGGACGGGTACAATTCCACGGAATGGACATTTACGAAAAAAAAGTCGATCCGGTCTCCGTACGGCGCAACATCGGCATGGTGTTCCAGCAGCCCAATCCCTTCTCCATGTCGATTTATGAAAACGTCGCCTTCGGCCTGCGGCTCAACCGTTTCAAAGGCAATGTCGGTGAGAAAGTCGAAAAGGCCTTAAGGGGAGCGGCGCTCTGGAACGAGGTCAAGAACAAGCTCAAAAACAACGGTCTCTCCCTGTCCGGCGGCCAGCAGCAGCGGCTGTGCATCGCCCGCGCGATTGCCACCGAACCCCAGGTGCTGCTCATGGACGAACCCTGCTCGGCACTCGATCCCATTGCCACCCGGCAGATCGAAGAGCTGATGGTGGCGCTGAAAGAGAAGTACACCGTGGCCATCGTGACCCATAACATGCAGCAGGCCCAACGGGTCGCCGACCAGACCGCCTTTTTTGCCGTCGACATCTCCAAGGGCGGACGAACCGGGTACCTCGTGGAAATGGCACCTACCGGCGAACTCTTCGAACGTCCCAAGCAGAAATTGACCAAGGAGTATCTCCAGGGCGAGTTTTCCTGA